A stretch of the Trichocoleus sp. FACHB-46 genome encodes the following:
- a CDS encoding M15 family metallopeptidase — MKPYQQIAIAECREPLVPIPLDIFATEHLHAYQKLGAPYGDKSPYYLREQVVARLLQAQQQLQACCPSWQIQVFDAHRPIAVQQYMVDYTFAELVQAKGLQLQELTDAQKQSIWEQVHQFWAVPNVNPATPPPHSTGAAVDVTLVDASGAPVNMGSPIDEISPRSFPDFFADQPELEAQQYHQNRQLLKQVMVSAGFLQHMNEWWHFSWGDQLWAWLSTGANPNPDPHAVAARYGRAEL, encoded by the coding sequence ATGAAACCTTATCAGCAAATTGCGATCGCGGAATGTAGAGAACCATTAGTACCCATTCCACTAGATATATTTGCCACCGAACATCTCCATGCTTATCAAAAGTTAGGGGCTCCTTATGGTGACAAATCGCCCTACTATTTGCGGGAACAAGTGGTGGCTCGCTTGCTCCAGGCTCAGCAACAACTGCAAGCATGTTGTCCTAGTTGGCAGATTCAAGTTTTTGATGCTCACCGTCCGATCGCGGTGCAGCAGTATATGGTGGACTACACCTTTGCCGAACTGGTGCAAGCGAAAGGGTTACAACTTCAGGAACTCACGGACGCTCAGAAACAAAGCATTTGGGAGCAAGTGCATCAGTTTTGGGCGGTACCGAATGTGAACCCTGCTACGCCACCTCCTCACAGCACTGGTGCTGCGGTAGACGTAACGCTGGTAGATGCATCCGGTGCTCCTGTAAATATGGGTTCACCCATTGATGAGATCTCTCCCCGCTCTTTTCCAGATTTCTTTGCCGATCAGCCAGAACTGGAAGCACAGCAATATCATCAAAATCGCCAGTTGCTTAAGCAAGTGATGGTCAGTGCGGGTTTTCTGCAACACATGAATGAATGGTGGCACTTCTCCTGGGGCGACCAATTGTGGGCCTGGTTGAGCACTGGAGCCAACCCAAACCCTGACCCTCATGCCGTCGCTGCTCGTTATGGTCGCGCTGAGCTTTAG
- a CDS encoding glycosyltransferase family 2 protein, giving the protein MPERLSLGKEISTATSNPQNLYPAFSLILPVYNEEQHVAITLEHLHQQFQAADCHYEIIVVNDGSTDRTSQILQELSGIRLIQHSQNRGYGAALKTGIRHAKYSLIVITDADGTYPNERIPELVGLAQQADMVVGARIGENVKYSKLRKIPKWFLLHFAQWITNCRIPDINSGMRVFHKDIAERFLNILPNTFSFTTTITLAMLTNNYVVQYVPIDYYHRVGKSKIKPIRDTLRFLQLILRTGVYFAPLRIFLPVASIFFLGFLVTLIQDIFVREDLTERTMILFIAATQIGMFALLADMIDKRSQR; this is encoded by the coding sequence ATGCCAGAACGTTTATCCCTAGGCAAAGAAATCTCTACGGCCACATCCAATCCACAAAACCTTTATCCTGCCTTTTCTCTGATTCTTCCGGTCTACAACGAAGAACAGCACGTCGCCATCACGCTAGAACATTTGCATCAACAGTTTCAAGCGGCTGATTGTCATTACGAAATTATTGTAGTCAACGACGGTTCCACAGATAGAACCAGTCAGATTCTGCAAGAACTATCCGGGATTCGCTTGATTCAGCACAGTCAAAATCGAGGTTATGGTGCGGCTCTCAAAACCGGAATTCGCCATGCTAAATATTCCCTAATTGTGATTACGGATGCTGATGGCACCTATCCAAATGAGCGAATTCCAGAGTTAGTGGGTCTGGCTCAGCAGGCAGATATGGTGGTGGGTGCGAGAATTGGTGAAAACGTCAAATATTCTAAGCTTCGCAAAATTCCCAAGTGGTTTCTGTTGCACTTCGCCCAATGGATTACTAACTGCCGCATCCCTGATATCAACAGTGGAATGCGAGTGTTTCACAAAGATATTGCAGAACGTTTTCTTAATATCTTACCTAATACTTTTAGTTTTACAACTACCATTACGCTGGCCATGCTAACAAACAACTATGTAGTTCAGTATGTACCAATTGATTATTACCATCGAGTTGGCAAAAGTAAAATTAAACCGATTCGAGATACCCTGAGATTTCTCCAATTAATCTTAAGAACTGGAGTTTATTTCGCTCCACTAAGAATTTTTCTTCCTGTTGCAAGTATCTTCTTTCTAGGATTTTTAGTTACCTTAATTCAAGACATCTTTGTGCGAGAAGATCTCACCGAGCGAACGATGATTTTGTTTATTGCAGCAACCCAAATTGGCATGTTTGCCCTGTTAGCAGACATGATCGATAAGCGCAGTCAACGTTAA
- a CDS encoding CHAT domain-containing protein, with amino-acid sequence MLSAKLFAALLFALVLPAGMILPIPEAIAQPTATQKPATPNSAQKIEADQLQKQGFAQLEAREFAAAETSWQRALQIYRSLGDREGEFLILYCLGLLHYSQQEIPPAASYYEQGLKLARQWGDAEKEWQMLNTLGTIYASVGENKQALSYQEPALALAQKLKDVPKQAQALESLIKTSQELGDFDQVKTYQQQQAVIAAQLPSSNNTLDPTMQALKEGQALLSQGSRASVQQAIAKFEQARTSAKKNGERQQEILALLALGAAHDSLGQKQPALEAYKQALPLAQQLGDRYSQATILVGMGQVYNSTGQLELALAAFNQALPLLKEIKNRAGEGTVLNNMGSISSKLGDYAQALNYHRQSLAISKSTGDHTRQNRTLNNMGLVYAKLGQYQTAFDAFNQALASLKADSDRFDRATTLANLGTVYSYVGQLDQALEIFQQALAVLKEADDPGREAYALANIGSVYYDRRDYEPALDYYQRSLKLLRQVQDAEGESTVLNNIGLIYDDLKQPQLALTYYNQALAIAQKTKDPAGEATTLINLGRTHYTRQDYAQAASYQAKAAALAQKIGNQRVAGYALGNLGRAQLAAKQLTAAETSLLASAQAWESLRASLGDDDRNKISLFEEQTSTYRLLQKALVAQNKPEAALEAAERGRARAFVELLAERLPTQADAVAKIQPPNLAQTRAIAKQHNTTLVEYSVIDDDERNVNGEPLRESELFIWVIQPNGKVDFRRVDLKPLWQKGVTPTPTTQPLKELVTRSRSSIGVRGLVFQEDAEAIARATADANAAEAENKRLQQLHQLLIDPIADLLPKDPNAHVTFIPQQFLFLVPFVALQDADGKYLIEKHTVLIAPSIQVLDLTHQQRQRLQEARDKKADPLSSFLPSPSSLIVGNPTMPSIRPKLGEPAEQLASLPGAEKEAKAIATLLRTQALIGDQATKAKILQQLPQAQIVHLATHGLLDDFKGLGVPGAIALAPSGQDDGLLTASEILNLQLNAELVVLSACDTGQGRITGDGVVGLSRSLISAGVPSVIVSLWKVPDEPTAALMTEFYRQLQRQPDKAQALRQAMLVTKASYPDPLDWAAFTLMGEAE; translated from the coding sequence ATGCTCTCTGCCAAACTCTTTGCTGCGCTGTTATTTGCTTTAGTCTTGCCTGCTGGGATGATTTTGCCGATTCCTGAGGCGATCGCTCAACCTACCGCCACACAAAAACCTGCAACCCCAAATTCGGCTCAGAAAATCGAAGCGGATCAACTGCAAAAGCAAGGCTTTGCTCAACTTGAAGCCAGAGAGTTTGCCGCTGCCGAAACATCTTGGCAACGGGCGCTCCAGATTTATCGGAGTCTAGGCGATCGCGAAGGTGAGTTTCTAATTCTCTACTGCCTGGGCTTGCTGCACTACAGCCAGCAAGAAATTCCCCCTGCTGCCAGCTACTACGAACAAGGGCTGAAACTAGCACGACAGTGGGGCGATGCCGAGAAAGAATGGCAAATGCTGAATACTCTCGGCACCATTTATGCGTCCGTTGGCGAGAACAAGCAAGCGCTGAGCTACCAGGAACCTGCCCTTGCCTTGGCCCAAAAGCTTAAAGATGTGCCCAAGCAAGCGCAAGCATTGGAAAGCTTGATCAAAACTTCGCAAGAGTTAGGAGATTTTGACCAGGTCAAGACTTATCAGCAACAGCAAGCCGTGATTGCGGCCCAACTTCCCTCATCAAACAATACCCTAGACCCCACCATGCAAGCCCTGAAGGAAGGGCAGGCATTACTGAGCCAAGGCTCTAGAGCTTCGGTGCAGCAAGCGATCGCGAAGTTTGAGCAAGCGAGAACCAGTGCCAAAAAGAACGGTGAACGACAGCAGGAAATCTTGGCTTTGCTAGCTTTGGGAGCCGCGCACGACAGCTTGGGCCAAAAGCAACCCGCGCTAGAGGCTTACAAACAAGCATTGCCATTGGCGCAACAATTAGGCGATCGCTACAGCCAAGCGACTATTCTTGTGGGCATGGGTCAGGTCTACAATTCCACAGGCCAACTTGAACTCGCCTTAGCTGCCTTCAACCAAGCACTCCCTCTCTTGAAAGAGATCAAAAACCGGGCTGGAGAGGGCACGGTGCTCAACAACATGGGCAGTATATCCAGCAAGCTCGGCGACTATGCCCAAGCGCTGAACTATCACCGCCAATCGTTGGCGATCTCGAAATCCACCGGAGACCACACCCGCCAAAATCGCACGCTCAACAACATGGGCTTGGTGTACGCCAAACTGGGCCAATACCAAACCGCCTTTGATGCCTTCAATCAAGCACTCGCCAGCCTGAAAGCTGATAGCGATCGCTTTGACCGCGCTACCACCTTGGCCAATCTGGGGACCGTCTATTCTTATGTGGGCCAATTAGACCAAGCCTTAGAAATTTTTCAGCAAGCGCTAGCGGTCCTCAAAGAAGCCGATGACCCCGGACGCGAAGCTTATGCTTTAGCCAATATTGGCAGCGTGTATTACGACCGCCGCGATTACGAGCCAGCCCTAGATTATTACCAGCGATCCCTGAAGCTACTCCGCCAAGTCCAAGACGCCGAAGGAGAATCCACGGTTCTCAACAACATTGGCTTGATCTATGACGACCTGAAACAACCCCAACTCGCCTTAACTTATTACAACCAAGCGCTAGCGATCGCCCAAAAGACTAAGGACCCCGCCGGAGAAGCGACCACGCTGATCAATCTGGGACGGACTCATTACACACGCCAGGATTACGCCCAAGCCGCTAGCTACCAAGCTAAAGCCGCCGCTCTAGCGCAGAAAATTGGCAATCAACGCGTTGCAGGCTATGCCCTCGGCAACCTCGGTCGCGCTCAATTGGCTGCCAAGCAATTAACCGCCGCAGAAACCAGTCTGCTCGCCAGCGCTCAAGCATGGGAATCTTTGCGAGCCAGTCTAGGAGATGATGACCGCAATAAAATTTCCCTTTTTGAAGAGCAAACCAGCACCTATCGCCTCTTACAAAAGGCCTTAGTTGCCCAAAACAAACCAGAAGCTGCTCTGGAAGCGGCTGAGCGCGGTCGGGCCAGAGCGTTTGTGGAACTTTTAGCCGAACGCTTGCCCACTCAAGCTGACGCCGTCGCCAAAATCCAGCCGCCTAATTTGGCTCAAACTCGAGCGATCGCCAAGCAGCACAACACTACGCTGGTCGAGTACTCCGTCATCGACGACGATGAGCGGAATGTCAACGGTGAACCTCTGCGCGAGTCAGAATTATTCATCTGGGTGATTCAACCCAACGGCAAAGTGGACTTTCGCCGAGTGGACTTGAAACCGCTGTGGCAAAAGGGAGTGACTCCCACTCCAACCACCCAACCCCTCAAGGAGTTAGTCACTCGCAGCCGCAGTTCCATCGGGGTCAGAGGATTAGTGTTTCAGGAAGATGCCGAGGCGATCGCCCGTGCTACTGCCGATGCCAATGCTGCTGAAGCTGAAAACAAGCGCTTGCAACAACTGCATCAACTGCTGATCGACCCGATCGCCGATTTGCTGCCCAAAGACCCTAATGCTCACGTCACCTTCATTCCCCAGCAGTTTCTCTTTCTCGTCCCTTTTGTCGCCCTACAGGATGCCGACGGCAAATACCTGATCGAAAAACATACTGTTTTGATCGCTCCCTCAATTCAAGTCCTAGACCTCACCCACCAACAACGCCAACGATTACAGGAGGCAAGGGATAAGAAAGCAGATCCACTTTCATCCTTTCTCCCTTCTCCTTCATCCTTAATTGTCGGCAATCCCACTATGCCCAGCATTCGTCCCAAGTTGGGCGAACCTGCCGAGCAACTGGCCAGCCTACCAGGAGCCGAAAAGGAAGCCAAAGCGATCGCCACGCTTCTCCGCACCCAAGCTCTCATCGGAGATCAAGCCACCAAAGCCAAAATTTTGCAGCAACTTCCGCAAGCTCAGATTGTTCACTTAGCGACACACGGCTTGTTAGATGATTTCAAAGGCTTAGGTGTACCGGGAGCGATCGCCTTAGCGCCTTCTGGCCAAGATGACGGCCTCCTCACTGCCAGCGAAATTCTCAATTTGCAGCTCAATGCAGAACTGGTAGTTTTAAGTGCCTGCGACACTGGGCAGGGAAGAATTACAGGCGATGGCGTGGTGGGGTTGTCCCGCTCCTTAATTTCTGCTGGCGTACCGAGTGTGATCGTGTCGCTGTGGAAGGTGCCTGACGAACCCACTGCTGCCTTGATGACCGAGTTTTATCGGCAACTGCAACGCCAACCTGATAAAGCCCAAGCGTTACGGCAAGCCATGCTAGTAACCAAAGCCAGCTACCCTGACCCGCTGGATTGGGCCGCTTTTACGCTGATGGGTGAGGCTGAATAA
- a CDS encoding response regulator transcription factor has protein sequence MHKIAVLDDDINWSLSVQRFLRKEFLVTVFTDSNHFFAVAAQYDLVIVDFVLDPLPESENKLDGYGIIHRLKSSLERPPLCLLVSGWIDRNDLASISQRPYFMADDLAAKDAGLDVILAKVRQLLGSTLPQSPSYSQP, from the coding sequence ATGCATAAGATTGCGGTCTTAGATGACGACATTAACTGGAGTTTGTCAGTTCAAAGGTTCTTGAGAAAAGAGTTTTTGGTAACTGTTTTTACAGATTCTAATCACTTTTTTGCGGTGGCAGCTCAGTACGATTTGGTGATTGTTGATTTTGTTCTTGACCCTTTGCCTGAATCAGAAAACAAGCTAGATGGCTATGGTATTATTCATCGCTTAAAATCATCCTTAGAGCGCCCTCCTCTCTGCCTGTTAGTCTCCGGCTGGATTGACAGAAATGATTTAGCATCCATCAGCCAACGACCTTATTTTATGGCCGATGACCTAGCGGCAAAAGATGCGGGTTTAGACGTGATTTTGGCAAAAGTAAGGCAACTGTTGGGTAGCACCTTGCCGCAATCGCCCTCTTATTCTCAACCTTAG
- a CDS encoding glycosyltransferase family 39 protein, with translation MASRAASATSLRGATEVKVRKQFRLVGKRYPTWLKLLLLTSLLLGLCFRFVNLDRKLYWHDEALTSLRVFGYTQTELVQQAFNGQVVEVATLQKYQHPSPDKGWGDTLTALAGNAEHPPLYYLLARLWSDGFGSSVAAMRSLPVVISLFAFPCIYWLCLELFESSLTAAIACALIAIAPFHVIYAQEAREYSLWAVTVLFSSASFLRALRLQTKQAWGLYAIAVSLSLYTHALAGLVPIAHGVYLLATQRDRLFKTFKSFALAAIAGLATFLPWIILVVQNWAQVHAATEGVRRAQTLHTIIGKWFINLNRVFVDIELGSANIIFVLLAAVVFYWLCHHTAQRIWLFIVSLIVVTAFPLVIADLILQSRYSTNLRYLTPCYIAIELAVAYYLATHLRSRQLRQHKVARTALVTLVAAGSLSCLISSQSEVWWHKSIQKTGFYPEFSRIVDRTTNPLIISDSSNAIDVLSLSHSLDSKVHLQLLPATVVPQVPGQFSDVFLFSASIPLRENLEKTQNFQAQPLSKTRNVFHLTKLPASLRK, from the coding sequence ATGGCATCCAGGGCTGCATCCGCCACTTCCCTCAGGGGCGCTACCGAGGTTAAGGTCCGCAAGCAGTTTCGACTAGTTGGGAAACGGTATCCTACCTGGCTGAAGCTTTTGCTACTCACATCGCTCCTGTTGGGTCTCTGCTTTCGCTTCGTTAACTTAGACCGCAAACTCTACTGGCATGATGAAGCGCTGACTTCGCTGCGAGTGTTTGGCTACACCCAAACAGAACTAGTACAGCAAGCCTTTAATGGCCAGGTCGTTGAGGTAGCAACGCTGCAAAAATATCAACACCCCAGCCCGGATAAAGGTTGGGGCGACACGCTCACGGCACTAGCTGGCAATGCGGAGCACCCACCGCTTTATTACTTGTTGGCCCGCCTCTGGAGTGACGGGTTTGGCAGCTCGGTTGCAGCGATGCGGAGTTTACCCGTTGTGATCAGCCTGTTTGCCTTTCCCTGCATCTATTGGCTTTGCTTAGAACTCTTCGAGTCTTCCTTAACCGCCGCGATCGCCTGCGCTCTGATTGCGATCGCCCCTTTTCATGTAATTTATGCCCAAGAAGCGAGAGAGTACAGCCTTTGGGCGGTCACGGTTTTATTTTCTAGCGCTAGTTTCTTGCGGGCGTTACGACTTCAAACCAAGCAGGCATGGGGATTGTATGCGATCGCAGTTAGTTTGAGTCTGTACACCCATGCCTTAGCAGGTTTAGTTCCGATCGCTCACGGGGTTTACCTGCTAGCGACTCAACGCGATCGCCTATTTAAAACTTTCAAATCTTTTGCTTTAGCCGCGATCGCAGGACTGGCAACATTTTTGCCTTGGATCATTCTGGTGGTGCAGAATTGGGCGCAAGTTCACGCCGCTACCGAGGGAGTTAGGCGCGCTCAAACTTTGCATACCATCATTGGCAAATGGTTTATTAACCTGAATCGAGTTTTTGTCGATATTGAACTTGGTTCTGCGAATATTATTTTTGTTCTGTTAGCAGCGGTTGTCTTCTATTGGCTTTGTCACCATACCGCTCAGCGCATCTGGCTATTTATTGTCAGCTTGATTGTGGTTACAGCTTTTCCCTTAGTCATTGCTGATTTAATTCTACAAAGCCGATATTCCACCAATCTTCGCTACCTAACTCCCTGTTATATCGCGATCGAATTAGCCGTTGCTTACTATCTCGCCACTCATTTGCGATCGCGTCAACTGCGCCAACACAAAGTTGCGAGAACGGCATTAGTGACTTTAGTTGCTGCTGGAAGTTTAAGCTGTTTAATTAGTTCTCAATCTGAGGTTTGGTGGCATAAGAGTATTCAGAAAACTGGGTTTTATCCTGAGTTTTCTCGTATTGTGGATCGCACTACTAATCCTTTAATTATTAGTGACAGCAGCAATGCGATCGACGTTCTATCATTGAGCCATTCTCTAGATTCTAAGGTTCATCTACAGTTATTACCTGCAACAGTAGTTCCGCAAGTTCCTGGCCAGTTTAGTGATGTGTTTTTATTCAGCGCCTCTATTCCACTACGAGAGAATTTGGAAAAGACGCAAAACTTTCAAGCTCAACCGCTCAGTAAAACTCGTAATGTCTTTCATCTAACGAAACTTCCTGCCTCGCTGAGGAAATAA